From a region of the Kaistia sp. 32K genome:
- a CDS encoding sugar ABC transporter ATP-binding protein yields MATNVPRLGMHGIGKSFGRVPVLTHVDLSVEPGEVVALLGSNGAGKSTLMKILTGLYSRDGGTIRIDGEEVDFKDPAAAVAAGIKLLPQEISVMPDMTVAENIFLGDMPLRRRFGILQVDKDAMRIRSRELLDQLGFADILPDMLVKRLSVAEQRIVEIARALAGNASILVMDEPTAALTEQEAKMIFKIIRRLKENRVSVIYISHYLSEVFEISDRIVVLRDGRNAGTFNTADTRRAEVLAAMLGNTVDDLYDVGTPGAPGAEILNVEKLSIPRKLDDISFTLRQNEILGIFGLVGSGVEVLGRALYGALGPLKTADVRLAGHSYRPMSARAGKLAGIGFVAAERKKEGIVADLTVRENIALPFEERFERGLFVSKDEEAQHAIRWIGELGIRTRGPEQKIRTLSGGNQQKVCIARWLVEGVRLLILEEPTRGVDVGARREIYGKLRELANRGYAVLILSSDVEEVAGISDRSLVLDRGRLVGEFERGAKPAELMAATGNDPAFQAT; encoded by the coding sequence ATGGCGACCAATGTTCCCCGCCTCGGCATGCACGGCATCGGCAAGTCCTTCGGACGCGTGCCGGTGCTCACCCATGTCGATCTCAGCGTCGAACCCGGCGAGGTCGTCGCCCTGCTCGGCTCCAACGGCGCCGGCAAGTCGACCCTGATGAAAATCCTGACCGGCCTCTACAGCCGCGACGGCGGCACGATCCGCATCGACGGCGAGGAGGTGGATTTCAAGGATCCAGCCGCCGCGGTCGCCGCCGGCATCAAGCTGCTGCCGCAGGAAATCTCCGTCATGCCGGACATGACGGTGGCCGAGAACATCTTCCTCGGCGACATGCCGCTGAGGCGCAGGTTCGGCATCCTGCAGGTCGACAAGGACGCGATGCGCATCCGCTCGCGCGAATTGCTCGACCAGCTCGGCTTCGCCGACATCCTGCCCGACATGCTGGTGAAGCGGCTCTCCGTCGCCGAGCAGCGCATCGTCGAGATCGCCCGCGCGCTGGCCGGCAATGCGAGCATCCTCGTCATGGACGAGCCGACGGCGGCGCTGACTGAGCAGGAAGCGAAGATGATCTTCAAGATCATCCGCCGCCTGAAGGAGAACCGGGTCTCGGTCATCTACATCTCGCACTACCTCTCGGAAGTGTTCGAGATCTCGGACCGCATCGTCGTGCTGCGCGACGGCCGCAACGCCGGCACGTTCAACACCGCCGACACAAGGCGCGCCGAAGTGCTCGCCGCCATGCTCGGCAACACGGTCGACGACCTCTACGACGTCGGCACGCCCGGCGCCCCCGGCGCCGAGATCCTGAACGTCGAGAAGCTCAGCATCCCGCGCAAGCTGGACGACATCTCCTTCACGCTGCGTCAGAACGAGATCCTCGGCATCTTCGGCCTGGTCGGCTCCGGCGTCGAAGTGCTCGGCCGCGCGCTTTATGGCGCGCTCGGCCCGCTCAAGACGGCGGATGTCCGCCTCGCGGGCCACAGCTACCGGCCGATGAGCGCCCGCGCCGGCAAGCTCGCCGGCATCGGCTTCGTCGCGGCCGAGCGCAAGAAGGAAGGCATCGTCGCCGACCTGACGGTGCGCGAAAACATCGCCCTTCCCTTCGAGGAGCGCTTCGAGCGCGGCCTGTTCGTGTCGAAGGACGAGGAGGCCCAACACGCCATCCGCTGGATCGGCGAGCTCGGCATCCGCACGCGCGGCCCCGAGCAGAAGATCCGCACCCTTTCCGGCGGCAACCAGCAGAAGGTCTGCATCGCGCGCTGGCTGGTCGAGGGCGTGCGCCTGCTGATCCTCGAGGAGCCGACCCGCGGCGTCGATGTCGGCGCCAGGCGCGAGATCTACGGCAAGCTGCGGGAGCTCGCGAACCGCGGCTACGCGGTGCTGATCCTCTCCTCCGACGTCGAGGAAGTCGCCGGCATCAGCGACCGCTCGCTGGTGCTCGATCGCGGCCGCCTCGTCGGCGAATTCGAACGCGGCGCCAAGCCGGCCGAGCTCATGGCCGCAACCGGCAACGATCCTGCCTTCCAGGCCACCTGA
- a CDS encoding sugar ABC transporter substrate-binding protein, translating to MNARIPFDAMRRVAGAAVMTLLLGSAAYAEDFHGFDPAKFDGAMLSADQLKAMVADATAAHKPNNGKNLVLGFANLQRDVSFCLKVENGMLENAKAAGIELQVADNRLDGATALANAQSFLQRQVDHVTEFQTDANFGATIMQQMNDANTKVVAIDIPMPGATFFGANNPRSGFMGGAYLGQAAIAKFGADKVKQGYFVVGELPQSGAIPAMRTGGQVAGFKAAVDGFADDHIIKIDTKNTLEESFTQMNNVIGRIPEGAPIMVTAINDQAATGMLRAVKQAGREADLIVVGMGADEIQNMIDEPSFVSSVGYFPERYGNYLIPLALMQLAGKEVPDTVLVNHVMVTKDNVCTFYDKFACAEGKDPIKFEFPQAAFEKHLAEIRTLPDLADYQNLIPTN from the coding sequence ATGAACGCTCGGATTCCGTTCGATGCCATGCGCCGCGTCGCCGGCGCGGCCGTCATGACGCTGCTGCTCGGCAGCGCCGCCTATGCCGAGGATTTCCACGGGTTCGACCCGGCGAAATTCGACGGCGCCATGTTGAGCGCCGACCAGCTCAAGGCCATGGTGGCCGACGCCACCGCCGCCCATAAGCCCAACAATGGCAAGAACCTCGTCCTCGGCTTCGCCAATCTGCAGCGCGACGTGTCGTTCTGCCTGAAGGTCGAGAACGGCATGCTCGAGAACGCCAAGGCGGCCGGCATCGAGCTCCAGGTCGCCGACAACCGCCTCGACGGCGCCACCGCGCTCGCCAACGCGCAGAGCTTCCTGCAGCGCCAGGTCGACCACGTCACCGAATTCCAGACCGACGCCAATTTCGGCGCCACGATCATGCAGCAGATGAACGACGCCAACACCAAGGTGGTGGCGATCGACATCCCGATGCCGGGCGCCACCTTCTTCGGCGCCAACAACCCGCGCTCCGGCTTCATGGGCGGCGCCTATCTCGGCCAAGCGGCGATCGCCAAGTTCGGCGCCGACAAGGTCAAGCAAGGCTACTTCGTCGTCGGCGAACTGCCGCAATCGGGCGCCATTCCCGCCATGCGCACCGGCGGCCAGGTCGCCGGCTTCAAGGCCGCCGTCGACGGTTTCGCGGACGATCACATCATCAAGATCGACACCAAGAACACGCTCGAAGAGAGCTTCACCCAGATGAACAACGTCATCGGGCGCATCCCCGAAGGCGCGCCGATCATGGTGACGGCGATCAACGACCAGGCGGCGACCGGCATGCTGCGCGCCGTCAAGCAGGCCGGCCGCGAGGCGGACCTGATCGTCGTCGGCATGGGCGCCGACGAGATCCAGAACATGATCGACGAGCCGAGCTTCGTGTCGTCGGTCGGCTACTTCCCCGAGCGCTACGGCAACTACCTGATCCCGCTGGCGCTGATGCAGCTCGCCGGCAAGGAAGTGCCGGATACGGTCCTGGTCAACCACGTCATGGTGACCAAGGACAATGTCTGCACCTTCTACGACAAGTTCGCCTGCGCCGAAGGCAAGGACCCGATCAAGTTCGAGTTCCCGCAGGCCGCCTTCGAGAAGCACCTGGCCGAGATCCGGACGCTGCCCGATCTCGCCGACTACCAGAATCTGATCCCGACCAACTGA
- a CDS encoding mandelate racemase/muconate lactonizing enzyme family protein has translation MRLGGAECFVLRWPEPNDFGHDRMTLLVRVDTTSGISGWGEAIAMWPEALRATETVIRDGLLPLLAERDLSDVEGCWQAMKNHCWWYGEGGIASMAISAIDMALWDLKAKEAGKPLVDLFGRHHQSLPVCASLHVNQATIDDSVRDIAGHIANGFRSTKLGLGKRGLSRAGRDPDYDVALVAALRAAIGPEAGIMVDAGNGTKWDLHTAIRTVKRMEESAIAWIEEPFLPGQVADHIALKAAVATPVAVGEREFTVAGYQRWLDTGAADVLGLDPARIEGVTGFRKAAAVIEAAGRTVNAHAWSTAVLTGASLHLSLASKAAELFELKPLPGPMQFDLVDEPFWHENGLIAAPNCPGHGAEPRADVLARYRVN, from the coding sequence ATGCGTCTCGGCGGAGCTGAGTGCTTTGTGCTGCGTTGGCCGGAGCCGAATGATTTCGGCCACGACCGGATGACGCTGCTGGTCCGGGTCGACACGACGTCCGGAATCTCCGGCTGGGGCGAGGCCATCGCCATGTGGCCGGAAGCGCTGCGGGCGACGGAAACGGTGATCCGCGACGGTCTGCTGCCGCTGCTCGCCGAGCGCGACCTTTCCGATGTCGAAGGCTGCTGGCAGGCGATGAAGAACCATTGCTGGTGGTACGGCGAGGGCGGCATCGCCTCGATGGCCATCTCGGCGATCGACATGGCGCTCTGGGATTTGAAGGCGAAGGAAGCCGGCAAGCCGCTGGTCGATCTCTTCGGCCGCCATCACCAGTCCCTGCCGGTCTGCGCCAGCCTGCACGTCAACCAGGCGACGATCGACGACAGCGTCCGCGACATCGCCGGCCACATCGCGAACGGCTTCCGCTCGACCAAGCTGGGCCTTGGCAAACGCGGCCTGTCGCGCGCCGGCCGCGATCCCGACTACGACGTGGCGCTGGTCGCGGCGCTGCGCGCGGCGATCGGGCCGGAGGCCGGCATCATGGTCGACGCCGGCAACGGCACGAAATGGGATCTCCACACCGCCATCCGGACGGTGAAGCGGATGGAGGAATCCGCCATTGCCTGGATCGAGGAGCCTTTCCTGCCCGGCCAGGTCGCCGACCACATCGCCTTGAAGGCCGCCGTCGCGACGCCGGTCGCCGTCGGCGAGCGCGAGTTCACCGTCGCCGGCTACCAGCGCTGGCTCGATACGGGCGCTGCCGACGTGCTCGGCCTCGATCCCGCCCGCATCGAGGGCGTCACCGGCTTCCGCAAGGCCGCCGCCGTCATCGAGGCGGCCGGCAGGACCGTGAACGCGCATGCCTGGAGCACGGCGGTCCTGACCGGCGCCAGCCTGCATCTGTCGCTCGCCTCAAAGGCGGCCGAGCTGTTCGAGCTGAAGCCGCTGCCGGGGCCGATGCAGTTCGACCTCGTCGACGAGCCCTTCTGGCACGAGAACGGCCTCATCGCGGCGCCGAACTGCCCCGGCCACGGCGCCGAACCGCGCGCCGATGTTCTTGCTCGCTACCGGGTGAACTGA
- a CDS encoding SGNH/GDSL hydrolase family protein, producing MKTVMVYGDSNSWGAEPQPERGVGGRFAPDVRWPGVLQKALGPGVQVIAEGLNGRTTCVDDPVEGHHKNGARFLQVALETHMPLDLVIIKLGTNDLKARLSMQAGDIADGAVRLAEIVLGSAAGPEGRAPKVLLVVPAPISKLGWLTEMFEGGTEKSRKLGKEFARAAAPRGIPVFEAGSVITSSEVDGIHLDADAHRTLGEALAGRVRDLLAD from the coding sequence ATGAAAACCGTGATGGTCTATGGCGATTCCAACAGCTGGGGCGCCGAGCCGCAGCCCGAGCGCGGCGTCGGCGGCCGCTTCGCGCCGGATGTGCGCTGGCCGGGCGTGCTGCAGAAGGCGCTGGGCCCCGGCGTGCAGGTGATCGCCGAGGGGCTGAACGGCCGCACGACCTGCGTCGATGACCCCGTCGAGGGGCATCACAAGAACGGCGCGCGCTTCCTGCAGGTCGCGCTCGAGACGCACATGCCGCTCGATCTCGTCATCATCAAGCTCGGCACCAACGATCTGAAGGCGCGGCTCTCGATGCAGGCCGGCGACATCGCCGATGGCGCCGTCCGTCTCGCCGAGATCGTGCTGGGCTCGGCCGCCGGGCCGGAGGGCAGGGCGCCGAAGGTGCTGCTCGTCGTGCCGGCGCCGATCTCCAAGCTCGGCTGGCTCACCGAGATGTTCGAGGGCGGCACGGAGAAGTCGCGAAAGCTCGGCAAGGAGTTCGCCCGCGCCGCCGCGCCGCGCGGCATTCCGGTGTTCGAGGCCGGTTCGGTCATCACGTCGAGCGAGGTCGACGGCATCCATCTCGACGCGGACGCGCACCGGACGCTCGGCGAGGCGCTCGCCGGCCGGGTGCGCGACCTCCTGGCGGATTAA
- a CDS encoding arabinose isomerase translates to MAHDTLKVGLLGIGLNAYWPQFAGLEPRLRGYIETVAAKLARPGVEIVNLGLIDDPEKAMDAGHQFRAADVDLIFLHVTTYAVSSTVLPVVQRAKVPVVILNLQPAAAIDYASFNALDDRTAMTGEWLAFCAACPVPEIANVFRRANIDFHQVTGVLEGDDHVDREIEAWIEAARVAYVMAHNRLGLMGRYYNGMLDIYSDTTAQVATFGGHLEIVEIDELAELRKSVTELEAAARVDGFRGEFDIQADCDPAELLRAARTSIALDRLVAKHKLGSLAYYYESVPGHDHEDVISSVILGCSYLTARGVPVAGEYEVKNAQAMKILDTLGVGGSFTEYYGIDFNDDIVLMGHDGPGHTRIAEGKTKVRPLKVYHGKVGSGVSVEMSVKHGPVTLLSVAEDGAGKLKLVVAEAESVPGPILEIGNTNSRYRFSIGARKFVETWNAECPAHHCAVGIGHVADKIEKLGQLLGIKTVKVC, encoded by the coding sequence ATGGCGCATGACACGTTGAAGGTCGGCCTGCTCGGCATCGGATTGAACGCCTACTGGCCGCAATTCGCCGGCCTCGAACCGCGCCTGCGCGGCTATATCGAGACGGTCGCGGCGAAGCTGGCGCGGCCGGGCGTCGAGATCGTCAATCTCGGCCTGATCGACGATCCCGAGAAGGCGATGGATGCCGGACACCAGTTCCGCGCCGCCGATGTCGACCTGATCTTCCTGCATGTCACGACCTACGCCGTGTCCTCGACCGTGCTTCCCGTCGTGCAGCGTGCCAAGGTTCCGGTGGTGATCCTCAATCTGCAGCCGGCGGCCGCGATCGACTATGCGAGCTTCAACGCGCTCGACGACCGCACGGCGATGACCGGCGAATGGCTCGCCTTCTGCGCCGCCTGCCCGGTGCCGGAGATCGCCAACGTCTTCCGCCGCGCCAACATCGACTTCCACCAGGTGACGGGCGTGCTCGAGGGCGACGACCATGTCGACCGCGAGATCGAGGCCTGGATCGAGGCGGCGCGCGTCGCCTACGTCATGGCCCATAACCGCTTGGGCCTGATGGGGCGCTACTACAACGGCATGCTCGATATCTATTCCGACACGACGGCGCAGGTCGCGACCTTCGGCGGCCATCTGGAGATCGTCGAGATCGACGAACTGGCTGAATTGCGGAAATCGGTCACCGAGCTGGAGGCGGCGGCCCGCGTCGACGGCTTCCGGGGCGAGTTCGACATCCAGGCGGATTGCGATCCGGCTGAGCTTCTGCGCGCGGCGCGCACCTCGATCGCGCTCGACCGGCTGGTGGCGAAGCACAAGCTCGGCTCGCTCGCCTACTACTACGAATCCGTTCCCGGCCATGACCACGAGGACGTCATCTCGTCGGTGATCCTCGGCTGCTCCTACCTCACGGCGCGCGGCGTGCCGGTCGCCGGCGAATACGAGGTCAAGAATGCCCAGGCGATGAAGATCCTCGACACGCTCGGCGTCGGCGGGTCCTTCACCGAGTATTACGGCATCGATTTCAACGACGACATCGTGCTGATGGGGCATGACGGACCCGGCCATACCCGGATCGCCGAGGGCAAGACCAAGGTCCGGCCGCTGAAGGTCTACCACGGCAAGGTCGGCTCCGGCGTCAGCGTCGAGATGTCGGTGAAGCACGGGCCGGTGACGTTGCTCTCGGTGGCGGAGGACGGCGCCGGCAAGCTCAAGCTGGTGGTGGCCGAGGCGGAATCGGTGCCCGGACCGATCCTCGAGATCGGCAACACCAACAGCCGCTACCGTTTTTCGATCGGCGCGCGAAAATTCGTCGAGACGTGGAACGCCGAATGCCCGGCGCATCACTGCGCCGTCGGCATCGGCCATGTCGCCGACAAGATCGAGAAGCTCGGCCAGCTGCTCGGCATCAAGACCGTGAAGGTGTGTTAG
- a CDS encoding NAD(P)-dependent alcohol dehydrogenase has product MPRMKAAIFVEPGRIVLDEKPIPDVGPRDALMRITTTTICGTDIHILKGEYPVAKGLTIGHEPVGVIEKLGSAVEGYQEGQRVIAGAITPSGHSYACLCGCGSQDGPGTKHGFKATGGWKFGNLIDGCQAEYVLVPDAAANLSPVAEGLKDEEILMCPDIMSTGFAGAESGAVKIGDTVAVFALGPIGLCAVAGAKLMGATTIIGVDTVPERLAVANKLGADVVVDFKKGDPVEQIMALTDGRGVDVAIEALGTQGTFESALRVLRPGGTLSSLGVYSSDLKIPLSAFSAGLGDNKIVTSLCPGGKERMRRLMNVVASGRVDLTPLVTHRFKLDDIEEAYDLFGHQRDGVLKVAITP; this is encoded by the coding sequence ATGCCGCGCATGAAAGCCGCCATATTCGTCGAACCCGGACGGATCGTCCTCGACGAGAAGCCCATTCCCGATGTCGGGCCGCGCGATGCGCTGATGCGCATCACCACGACGACGATCTGCGGCACCGACATTCACATCCTCAAGGGCGAATATCCCGTCGCCAAGGGCCTGACGATCGGCCACGAGCCGGTCGGCGTCATCGAGAAGCTCGGCTCGGCGGTCGAGGGATACCAGGAAGGCCAGCGCGTCATCGCCGGCGCCATCACGCCGAGCGGTCACAGCTATGCCTGCCTCTGCGGCTGCGGCTCGCAGGACGGCCCGGGCACCAAGCACGGCTTCAAGGCGACCGGCGGCTGGAAATTCGGCAATCTGATCGACGGCTGCCAGGCCGAATATGTCCTCGTTCCCGACGCCGCCGCCAATCTGAGCCCGGTCGCCGAAGGGCTGAAGGACGAAGAAATCCTGATGTGCCCCGACATCATGTCGACCGGCTTCGCCGGCGCCGAGAGCGGCGCAGTGAAAATCGGCGACACGGTGGCCGTGTTCGCGCTCGGGCCGATCGGGCTCTGCGCCGTCGCCGGCGCCAAGCTGATGGGCGCCACGACGATCATCGGCGTCGACACCGTGCCGGAGCGGCTCGCGGTCGCCAATAAGCTCGGCGCCGACGTCGTCGTCGACTTCAAGAAGGGCGATCCGGTCGAGCAGATCATGGCCCTGACCGACGGCCGCGGCGTCGACGTCGCGATCGAGGCGCTCGGCACCCAGGGCACGTTCGAATCCGCGCTGCGCGTGCTGCGCCCGGGCGGCACGCTCTCGAGCCTCGGCGTCTACTCGAGCGATCTGAAGATCCCGCTCAGCGCGTTCTCGGCCGGCCTCGGCGACAACAAGATCGTCACCTCGCTCTGCCCGGGCGGCAAGGAGCGCATGCGCCGGCTGATGAACGTCGTCGCCTCCGGCCGGGTCGACCTCACGCCGCTGGTCACGCACCGCTTCAAGCTCGACGACATCGAGGAAGCCTACGACCTCTTCGGCCACCAGCGCGACGGCGTGCTGAAGGTAGCGATCACGCCCTGA
- the mnhG gene encoding monovalent cation/H(+) antiporter subunit G has translation MNGLEDLPAWAALLVAFLLLLGSGLTLLGTIGLVRFKSFYERVHAPTLGTTGGAGAILIASMVCFSVLQSRLVLHELLITAFVTVTTPVTLMLLARAAIYRDRTEKADSVASLVGDRGINDGEHTARG, from the coding sequence ATGAACGGCCTCGAAGATCTTCCCGCCTGGGCGGCGCTGCTGGTCGCCTTCCTGCTGCTGCTCGGCTCCGGGCTGACGCTGCTCGGAACCATCGGCCTCGTCCGGTTCAAGAGCTTCTACGAGCGCGTGCATGCGCCGACCCTCGGCACGACGGGCGGCGCCGGCGCCATCCTGATCGCCTCGATGGTTTGCTTCTCCGTGCTGCAATCCCGCCTCGTGCTGCACGAGCTGCTGATCACCGCCTTCGTCACCGTGACGACGCCGGTGACGCTGATGCTGCTCGCCCGCGCCGCCATCTATCGCGACCGGACGGAGAAGGCGGACAGCGTCGCCTCGCTGGTTGGCGACCGCGGCATCAACGACGGCGAGCACACCGCGCGGGGCTGA
- a CDS encoding K+/H+ antiporter subunit F, with protein MSTTILLWSITASQLMLVAAMACAAYRILAGPRAQDRVLGVDALYVCGMLLILTFGIRNGSTIYFEAALVIALLGFVSTAALAKFLMRGEVIE; from the coding sequence ATGAGCACGACGATCCTCCTCTGGTCGATCACGGCCTCGCAGCTGATGCTCGTCGCGGCGATGGCCTGCGCGGCCTACCGCATCCTGGCCGGCCCGCGCGCGCAGGACCGCGTGCTCGGCGTCGACGCGCTCTATGTCTGCGGCATGCTGCTGATCCTGACCTTCGGCATCCGCAACGGCAGCACGATCTATTTCGAGGCGGCGCTGGTCATCGCCCTGCTCGGCTTCGTCTCGACGGCGGCGCTGGCCAAATTCCTGATGCGCGGCGAGGTGATCGAATGA
- a CDS encoding Na+/H+ antiporter subunit E — translation MSRFLPYPLLTASLILMWLLLNSFSLGHLILGTVIAVAASWAMAALQPDKPRLRRWHLIPVLIGRVLIDIYHSNVAVSKLILQGKRSTRRPGFVVVPLRLRDRTGLAVLACILTATPGTAWVEYHAENGRLLIHVLDLVDGDLWIETIQKRYEQLLMEVFE, via the coding sequence ATGAGCCGGTTCCTGCCCTATCCGCTGCTGACGGCGTCGCTCATCCTGATGTGGCTGCTCTTGAACAGCTTCTCGCTCGGCCATCTGATCCTGGGCACGGTGATCGCCGTCGCCGCGTCCTGGGCGATGGCGGCGCTGCAGCCGGACAAGCCGCGCCTGCGGCGCTGGCACCTGATCCCGGTCCTGATCGGCCGCGTGCTGATCGACATCTACCACTCGAATGTCGCGGTCTCGAAACTCATCCTGCAGGGAAAGCGTAGCACCCGGCGGCCGGGCTTCGTGGTCGTTCCGCTGCGGCTGCGCGACCGGACGGGCCTGGCGGTGCTGGCCTGCATCCTCACGGCGACGCCCGGCACCGCCTGGGTCGAGTATCACGCCGAGAACGGCCGGCTCCTGATCCACGTCCTCGACCTGGTCGACGGCGATCTCTGGATCGAGACGATCCAGAAACGCTACGAGCAGCTGCTGATGGAGGTTTTCGAATGA
- a CDS encoding monovalent cation/H+ antiporter subunit D — MDWAEHLVIVPILLPLITGAALLLIDERRHALKAAINVISTIALALVAIALLDFANTPTATNGPATKVYLLANWPAPFGIVLVLDRLAALMLVLTSMLAIAAIVYSLARWHRSGPHFHTLFQLLLMGVNGAFLTGDLFNLFVFFEVMLASSYGLMLHGSGQARVKAGLHYIVVNLAASSLFLIGVAMIYGVTGTLNMADLALRIPGVPASDRMLLDAGAGILGIAFLVKAGMWPLGFWLPTAYNAAAAPVAAIFAILSKVGVYVLLRLSPLLFGVEAGASSGFGDSWLLVGGMVTIAFGAIGVMASQAKGRLAGYYILVSSGTMLAAIGIANVSATAGALYYMVSSTLAISAFFLLIELIDRVQDPSAGVLAITLDAYGEDLEEEEAEEEIGVAIPSTLAILGISFAACGLLLAGLPPLSGFVGKFAILTALLNPDGLTEGGSLSPAIWTFVALLVISGLAAMISLTRAGIQAFWAPIEGIVPRVLLMEIAPIAFLLSLCVGLTIFGGPVMRYMDQTAQSLHAPHSYIRDVMSAPRVEAPAPEATAPEAPATKTPEVAP, encoded by the coding sequence ATGGATTGGGCTGAACATCTCGTCATCGTTCCGATCCTGCTGCCGCTGATCACCGGCGCGGCGCTGCTTCTGATCGATGAACGCCGGCATGCGCTGAAAGCCGCCATCAACGTCATCTCGACCATTGCGCTGGCACTGGTCGCGATCGCGCTGCTCGATTTCGCCAACACGCCTACCGCGACCAACGGCCCGGCGACGAAGGTCTATCTGCTCGCCAACTGGCCGGCGCCGTTCGGCATCGTGCTGGTGCTCGATCGCCTCGCCGCGCTGATGCTGGTGCTGACATCGATGCTGGCGATCGCGGCGATCGTCTATTCGCTGGCGCGCTGGCACCGGAGCGGCCCGCATTTCCACACGCTCTTCCAGCTGCTGCTGATGGGCGTCAACGGCGCCTTCCTGACCGGCGACCTGTTCAACCTCTTCGTGTTCTTCGAGGTGATGCTGGCCTCGTCCTACGGCCTCATGCTGCATGGCTCCGGCCAGGCGCGCGTCAAGGCGGGCCTGCACTACATCGTCGTCAACCTCGCCGCCTCGTCGCTGTTCCTGATCGGCGTCGCCATGATCTATGGCGTCACCGGCACGCTCAACATGGCGGACCTGGCGCTGCGGATCCCCGGCGTGCCGGCCTCGGACCGCATGCTGCTCGACGCCGGCGCCGGCATTCTCGGCATCGCCTTCCTGGTCAAGGCCGGCATGTGGCCGCTCGGCTTCTGGCTGCCGACCGCCTACAACGCCGCCGCCGCCCCCGTCGCCGCCATCTTCGCCATCCTCTCCAAGGTCGGCGTCTATGTGCTGCTCCGTCTGTCGCCGCTCCTCTTCGGTGTCGAGGCCGGAGCCTCGAGCGGCTTCGGCGATTCCTGGCTTCTGGTCGGCGGCATGGTGACCATCGCCTTCGGCGCCATCGGCGTCATGGCGTCCCAGGCCAAGGGGCGCCTCGCCGGCTACTACATTCTCGTATCGTCCGGCACGATGCTGGCGGCGATCGGCATCGCCAACGTTTCGGCGACCGCCGGCGCGCTCTACTACATGGTGAGCTCGACGCTGGCGATCAGCGCCTTCTTCCTGCTGATCGAGCTGATCGACCGCGTGCAGGATCCCTCCGCCGGCGTCCTCGCCATCACGCTCGACGCCTATGGCGAAGACCTCGAGGAAGAGGAAGCGGAGGAGGAGATCGGCGTCGCCATTCCCTCGACCCTCGCCATCCTCGGCATCTCCTTCGCCGCCTGCGGCCTGCTCCTGGCCGGCCTGCCGCCGCTCTCCGGCTTCGTCGGCAAGTTCGCGATCCTGACGGCGCTGCTCAATCCCGACGGGCTCACCGAGGGCGGCAGCCTGTCGCCGGCGATCTGGACCTTCGTCGCGCTGCTCGTCATCTCCGGCCTCGCCGCGATGATCTCGCTGACCCGCGCCGGCATCCAGGCCTTCTGGGCGCCGATCGAGGGCATCGTGCCGCGCGTCCTCCTGATGGAAATCGCGCCGATCGCGTTCCTGCTGTCGCTCTGCGTCGGGCTGACGATCTTCGGCGGGCCGGTGATGCGCTACATGGACCAGACGGCCCAGTCGCTGCACGCGCCGCACAGCTACATCCGCGATGTCATGTCGGCGCCGCGCGTCGAGGCCCCTGCCCCCGAGGCCACGGCCCCAGAGGCGCCTGCGACCAAGACGCCGGAGGTCGCGCCATGA
- a CDS encoding Na+/H+ antiporter subunit C has translation MELVLAIGIGVLIGSGVWLLFRPRTYQLIIGLSLIAYGVNLFIFSMGRLKVAAPPVLSSAGAVNPADYADPIPQALVLTAIVIGFATTALFLVVLLVSRGLTGSDHVDGREPS, from the coding sequence ATGGAACTCGTTCTCGCCATCGGCATCGGCGTCCTGATCGGCTCGGGCGTCTGGCTGCTGTTCCGCCCGCGCACCTACCAGCTCATCATCGGGCTGTCGCTCATCGCCTATGGCGTCAATCTCTTCATCTTCTCGATGGGGCGGCTGAAGGTGGCGGCCCCGCCCGTGCTTTCCTCCGCCGGCGCCGTCAATCCGGCCGATTATGCCGATCCGATCCCGCAGGCGCTGGTGCTGACGGCCATCGTCATCGGCTTCGCGACGACAGCGCTGTTCCTCGTCGTGCTCCTGGTCTCGCGCGGCCTGACGGGCAGTGACCATGTCGACGGCCGGGAGCCCAGCTGA